A portion of the Blastopirellula sediminis genome contains these proteins:
- a CDS encoding SDR family NAD(P)-dependent oxidoreductase — protein MPSTQEKLLDLFGNPAPVAVVTGSGADRVGKTVALYLAEHGYRIALHANGSIDEAEATAANLCDQGIEAKAFAADLAEEAEIQTLFDSIHFYFGRIDVLVNTAAIWESKRFDKVTAADLRRQFDVNAAGTFFCCQAAGRRMIDQPKGGAIVNIGDWSIARPYPDYAAYFVSKGTLPTMTRSLAVELGTRNPGVRVNAILPGQVMQPEEATSEKIGRDVERTLVKRKGDPAYLAHAVLFLIENPFVTGVCLPVDGGRSIFASGDFSASG, from the coding sequence ATGCCGTCGACGCAAGAAAAACTGCTCGACCTGTTCGGCAATCCCGCGCCGGTTGCGGTGGTGACCGGCAGCGGCGCTGATCGGGTTGGCAAGACGGTCGCCCTCTACCTGGCCGAGCATGGCTACCGCATCGCGCTGCATGCCAACGGCTCGATCGACGAAGCGGAAGCGACGGCGGCCAATTTGTGCGACCAGGGGATTGAAGCGAAGGCGTTCGCCGCCGACCTGGCCGAGGAAGCGGAGATTCAGACGCTGTTCGACAGCATCCATTTCTACTTTGGGCGAATCGACGTCCTGGTCAACACGGCGGCGATCTGGGAGTCAAAGCGGTTCGACAAAGTGACCGCCGCCGATCTCCGCCGGCAATTTGACGTGAACGCGGCGGGGACGTTTTTCTGCTGTCAGGCGGCCGGCCGCCGGATGATCGATCAGCCGAAAGGGGGCGCAATCGTGAACATCGGCGATTGGTCGATCGCACGGCCTTACCCAGACTACGCGGCCTATTTCGTCTCGAAGGGAACGTTGCCGACGATGACCCGCAGCCTGGCAGTCGAGCTGGGAACGCGAAATCCCGGCGTGCGCGTCAACGCAATCTTGCCCGGTCAGGTGATGCAGCCGGAGGAAGCGACCAGCGAGAAAATCGGCCGTGACGTCGAGCGGACGCTGGTTAAGCGCAAAGGGGACCCGGCGTATTTAGCGCATGCGGTGCTGTTTTTGATCGAAAACCCGTTCGTCACCGGAGTTTGCCTGCCCGTGGACGGGGGACGCTCGATCTTCGCGAGCGGCGATTTTAGTGCTAGCGGTTAG
- a CDS encoding MBL fold metallo-hydrolase RNA specificity domain-containing protein, with amino-acid sequence MARITFYGAAGTVTGSKYLVEAGQAKVLVDCGLFQGLKELRLLNWKKLPFEANSVDAVVLTHAHIDHTGFLPRFVRDGFRHKIVCTPATKELTKLLLLDSAKNQKRDADYLNRKHLSKHSPALPLYDAQDARRALKRLKSVPRGEWYELADPIWIRFHDAGHLLGSNMIEMEIRDRDPALRILFSGDVGRYDAPLYFDPSPPTPCDYLICESTYGDRDHPDEDVMDILADRVNKAYQRGGVMLFAAFAVGRSQQLIYLLQLLMHDGRIPKIPIYLDSPMAVDATKIFRTFSQDHDLSEGQLAPPNSVLDGPSVELVRDHNRSKQLNNVKGPAVIISSSGMMTGGRILFHLKRRLPDPKNTILLGGFMAAGTRGRDLQEGRPFIRIHGQDVPVRAAIDSVSGLSGHAGRSELLRWLKDLPKPKKVFITHGEPDSAASFAKALEEQYHFDTVIPQLGDSFELGE; translated from the coding sequence ATGGCGAGAATTACTTTTTACGGCGCTGCCGGAACGGTAACCGGCTCAAAATATCTTGTCGAAGCGGGCCAGGCGAAAGTCCTGGTCGACTGCGGCTTGTTTCAAGGGCTTAAAGAGCTCCGTCTCCTCAACTGGAAGAAGCTGCCGTTCGAGGCCAACTCGGTCGACGCAGTCGTCCTGACGCATGCTCATATTGACCATACCGGGTTTCTGCCGCGATTCGTTCGAGACGGCTTTCGGCACAAGATCGTTTGCACGCCGGCGACCAAAGAACTGACCAAGCTGCTGCTGCTCGACTCGGCGAAGAACCAAAAGCGGGACGCCGACTACCTCAATCGCAAGCATCTGTCGAAGCACTCGCCGGCGTTACCGCTGTACGACGCGCAAGACGCGCGGCGAGCGCTCAAGCGTTTGAAGTCGGTCCCACGCGGCGAGTGGTACGAACTGGCGGATCCGATCTGGATCCGCTTTCATGACGCGGGGCACTTGCTCGGCTCGAACATGATCGAGATGGAAATCCGCGATCGCGATCCGGCGCTGCGGATTTTGTTCTCCGGCGACGTCGGACGTTACGACGCTCCCCTTTATTTCGATCCGTCCCCGCCGACTCCCTGCGACTATCTGATCTGCGAAAGCACCTACGGCGACCGCGATCACCCGGACGAGGACGTGATGGACATTCTCGCCGATCGGGTCAACAAGGCGTACCAGCGCGGCGGCGTGATGCTGTTCGCGGCGTTCGCCGTCGGCCGTAGTCAGCAGCTGATTTACTTGCTGCAACTGCTGATGCATGACGGCCGCATTCCGAAGATTCCGATCTATCTCGACAGTCCGATGGCGGTCGACGCGACCAAGATTTTCCGCACTTTTTCGCAAGACCACGATCTGAGCGAAGGTCAGCTCGCGCCGCCGAATAGCGTGCTCGACGGTCCGAGCGTCGAATTGGTCCGCGATCACAATCGATCGAAGCAACTCAACAACGTCAAAGGTCCCGCGGTGATCATTTCGTCTTCCGGCATGATGACCGGCGGGCGCATTTTGTTCCACTTGAAGCGGCGGCTGCCTGATCCGAAGAACACGATCCTACTTGGCGGCTTCATGGCTGCCGGCACCCGCGGTCGCGATTTGCAGGAAGGACGCCCCTTCATTCGGATTCACGGCCAGGACGTCCCGGTTCGGGCGGCGATCGATAGCGTTTCGGGACTGAGCGGTCACGCGGGGCGAAGCGAACTATTGCGTTGGCTGAAGGATCTGCCGAAGCCGAAAAAGGTCTTCATCACGCATGGCGAGCCCGATAGCGCCGCATCGTTCGCCAAGGCGCTGGAGGAACAATACCATTTTGATACGGTCATCCCGCAATTGGGCGACTCGTTTGAGTTAGGAGAGTAG
- a CDS encoding cytochrome d ubiquinol oxidase subunit II: MSPELIVGIVLGAATTLYLLLGGADFGAGIWEINTGFQSDERERNLLYHAIGPVWEANHIWLIFVLVVLFAAFPLAFQALCSAFIIPAFLVLAGIVFRGAGYVFRAYSIDSGSHQRVWRMLFAAASAAAPFFLGAIAGTLASGQSKINAEGVYEGNFLTDWITPMGLYTAFFTVGLCSYLAAVFLAREADQEGEVELTLVWRQRSLATGIWMGVLAAVGLVFVALETPELARGFATRAWPLVALSAICGTGSLLFLFLKKYTPAAACTMLAAGNIIWGWGIAQYPVIVPPYLTLAESKSPDSVLWAMIGAVGVGALILGPSLALLFYLFKLKPTGGAEY, translated from the coding sequence ATGTCGCCTGAGCTAATTGTCGGAATTGTATTGGGAGCGGCGACGACGCTCTACTTGTTGTTGGGTGGAGCGGACTTCGGCGCCGGCATCTGGGAAATCAACACCGGGTTTCAGTCGGACGAGCGCGAGCGGAATCTCCTCTACCACGCGATCGGTCCGGTCTGGGAAGCGAATCACATCTGGTTGATCTTCGTGCTGGTCGTCTTGTTCGCGGCGTTTCCGTTGGCGTTTCAGGCGCTCTGCTCGGCGTTCATCATTCCGGCGTTTTTGGTTCTCGCGGGGATTGTCTTTCGTGGGGCTGGGTATGTATTCCGCGCTTATTCCATTGACTCCGGATCGCATCAACGGGTTTGGCGAATGTTGTTCGCCGCGGCGTCGGCGGCGGCGCCATTCTTTTTGGGAGCGATTGCCGGGACGCTCGCATCGGGGCAATCGAAGATCAACGCAGAAGGAGTTTATGAAGGAAACTTCTTGACCGACTGGATCACGCCGATGGGACTGTACACCGCGTTCTTTACGGTCGGGCTTTGTTCTTATCTGGCGGCGGTTTTCCTGGCGCGCGAAGCGGATCAAGAAGGGGAAGTCGAGTTGACGCTCGTTTGGCGTCAGCGCTCGTTGGCGACTGGAATTTGGATGGGCGTACTTGCGGCGGTCGGGCTAGTGTTCGTAGCGCTCGAAACGCCGGAACTGGCGCGGGGGTTCGCAACGCGGGCCTGGCCGCTGGTGGCGCTGTCGGCGATCTGCGGCACGGGTTCGCTGTTGTTTCTGTTTCTCAAGAAGTACACGCCGGCGGCTGCCTGTACGATGTTGGCGGCCGGCAACATCATCTGGGGCTGGGGAATCGCCCAGTATCCGGTGATTGTTCCCCCCTATCTGACGCTCGCCGAATCAAAATCGCCAGACTCGGTTTTGTGGGCGATGATCGGCGCCGTCGGGGTCGGCGCGTTGATTTTGGGGCCAAGTCTCGCGCTCCTCTTCTATCTGTTCAAGCTGAAGCCGACCGGCGGCGCCGAGTATTGA
- a CDS encoding peroxiredoxin family protein → MKTFSLLASLLFATLIVGALSAEELKVGAMAPNFEVETVNEGMIKLGDFRGKKLVLAFNRAHWCPACMKQIKDIQDNYAKIKEAGAEVLVIFREEEDGESGLEQVRKITGAEFPLGLDLTAVQTREYSQDGYSTYVIDAKGSISQVLTGTDPERPLAGKILSALK, encoded by the coding sequence ATGAAGACCTTTTCACTACTAGCCTCTCTGTTGTTTGCGACGTTGATTGTCGGAGCGTTGTCGGCCGAAGAGTTGAAGGTTGGCGCCATGGCCCCCAACTTTGAAGTCGAAACGGTCAACGAGGGAATGATCAAGCTCGGGGACTTCCGCGGTAAGAAGTTGGTGCTGGCGTTCAACCGAGCCCATTGGTGCCCCGCTTGTATGAAGCAGATCAAGGACATCCAGGACAACTACGCCAAAATCAAAGAAGCTGGCGCCGAAGTGCTGGTGATCTTCCGCGAAGAGGAAGATGGCGAAAGTGGGTTGGAGCAAGTCAGGAAGATCACCGGCGCCGAGTTTCCGCTCGGGTTGGATCTAACCGCCGTGCAAACTCGCGAGTACAGTCAGGATGGCTACTCGACCTATGTCATCGACGCCAAAGGATCGATTAGCCAGGTCCTGACCGGAACCGATCCTGAACGCCCGCTGGCGGGCAAAATTTTGTCGGCGCTGAAGTAG
- a CDS encoding TlpA family protein disulfide reductase, with protein MRKLHFLPWLPTLAISGAACAVLSFTGCGGGGDAPAASVPAPASTTTADQGAAPAAVSPAQVSAPATGNPAATGNPNAGGTNQLAMKQPDGTAAPQMPAPISAAELDAQVDINKVPQNDPVELLRYMKAVGETNFPNTASQKDLHEFANKVYTNIMEAADRLLALPGATSEQRRDALQFKFHAYEVLASINPMQAEQLIADRTALAQKLTQDPDRAIRTFGMLYMFEYMLQDFASGKQELGTMVKEDALAIIGDPGASTQHLEVAMNAANVFGQMGHSDVAVEILTTARQTFAKSQNKELADASVGLDDHILQWKIFGAMMDAANGDEVRGQEMLQLIQQLVDSFGKESLEPVSTIQAIEQKMEEFNRMALAKSVNDLLLKNYSDHPNEQVAAAIRESAQSANKRLALIGSPLPLVGSNLDGTPFNWADYRGRYVLVDFWATWCGPCLAEIPNIQENFVKYREKGFEVVGVNLDEDPKSLEAFFTKRQLPWTTVISNDPNATGFNNVNAVHCGVDGIPFLVLVDPEGKVVEINPRGERLGEVLDSIFSQQAPAGAGAAAANANANGGAMPLR; from the coding sequence ATGCGAAAGCTTCATTTCCTTCCTTGGCTTCCCACCTTGGCCATTAGCGGCGCCGCTTGCGCCGTTTTGAGTTTCACCGGTTGCGGCGGCGGCGGAGACGCGCCGGCCGCGAGCGTGCCGGCCCCCGCTTCGACCACCACCGCGGATCAAGGCGCCGCGCCGGCTGCGGTTAGCCCGGCGCAAGTTTCCGCTCCGGCGACCGGCAATCCGGCCGCGACCGGAAATCCGAACGCCGGCGGAACGAATCAATTGGCGATGAAGCAGCCCGATGGGACCGCCGCTCCGCAGATGCCGGCGCCGATTTCGGCGGCCGAACTCGACGCTCAGGTCGACATCAACAAGGTGCCGCAGAACGATCCGGTCGAACTGCTGCGATACATGAAAGCGGTTGGCGAAACGAACTTCCCGAACACCGCTTCGCAGAAAGACCTGCACGAGTTCGCCAACAAGGTTTACACGAACATCATGGAAGCGGCCGATCGTTTGTTGGCTCTTCCGGGCGCTACCTCGGAACAACGCCGCGACGCGCTGCAGTTCAAGTTCCACGCTTACGAAGTGTTGGCGTCGATCAATCCGATGCAAGCCGAGCAGCTGATCGCCGATCGAACCGCGCTGGCCCAAAAGCTGACGCAAGATCCTGATCGGGCGATTCGCACCTTCGGCATGCTGTACATGTTTGAATACATGCTGCAGGATTTCGCTTCCGGCAAGCAAGAACTGGGAACGATGGTCAAAGAAGACGCCTTGGCGATCATCGGCGACCCGGGCGCTTCGACGCAGCACTTGGAAGTGGCGATGAACGCCGCCAACGTTTTTGGCCAGATGGGGCACTCTGACGTGGCGGTTGAGATCCTGACGACCGCTCGCCAGACGTTCGCCAAGAGCCAAAATAAGGAACTGGCCGACGCTTCGGTCGGTTTGGACGACCACATCCTGCAATGGAAGATTTTCGGCGCGATGATGGACGCCGCCAACGGCGACGAAGTCCGCGGCCAGGAGATGTTGCAGCTGATTCAGCAACTGGTCGATTCGTTCGGCAAAGAGTCGCTCGAGCCGGTCTCGACGATCCAAGCGATCGAACAAAAGATGGAGGAGTTCAACCGCATGGCGCTCGCCAAGTCGGTCAACGATCTGCTGCTGAAGAACTATAGCGACCATCCGAACGAGCAGGTCGCCGCTGCGATTCGCGAAAGCGCGCAGAGCGCCAACAAGCGTCTGGCCCTGATCGGCAGTCCGCTGCCGCTGGTCGGTTCGAATCTGGACGGCACGCCGTTCAACTGGGCCGACTATCGCGGTCGTTACGTGCTGGTCGACTTCTGGGCGACCTGGTGCGGGCCGTGCCTGGCGGAGATTCCGAACATTCAGGAAAACTTTGTGAAGTATCGCGAAAAGGGATTTGAAGTGGTCGGCGTCAACCTGGACGAAGATCCGAAGTCGCTCGAAGCGTTCTTCACCAAGCGTCAGCTTCCCTGGACCACCGTGATCAGCAACGATCCGAACGCGACCGGGTTTAACAACGTGAACGCGGTCCACTGCGGCGTCGACGGGATCCCGTTCCTGGTCCTGGTCGATCCGGAAGGGAAGGTTGTCGAGATCAACCCGCGCGGCGAACGCCTGGGAGAAGTGCTCGATAGCATCTTCTCGCAGCAAGCTCCGGCCGGAGCCGGCGCAGCCGCCGCCAATGCGAACGCCAACGGCGGCGCCATGCCGCTGCGTTAA
- a CDS encoding LOG family protein produces the protein MGIHDNLAMILKSPTYKMAELDTDFLQRDEMRAVRLQLEYLKPELAFRRLNIRSTVIVFGGTQIVETHVAEERLEQAKKMLAASPTDPKRMRDLARAERILAKSHYYEEARQFAHICSTNCHIDGECEYVVVTGGGPGVMEAANRGSYEAEAPTVGLNITLPEEQHPNPYITPDLCFLFHYFAMRKMHFLVRAKALVVFPGGFGTLDELFDALTLRQTGCMQEIPIILYGTEYWKNVVDFQFLADEGVIRDEHLDLISFADSPSQAWDIIAEFHRHPEKGAKR, from the coding sequence ATGGGGATTCACGACAATTTGGCGATGATTTTGAAGTCGCCGACCTACAAGATGGCGGAGCTCGATACCGACTTCTTGCAGCGCGACGAAATGCGAGCCGTCCGGTTGCAACTTGAGTATCTAAAGCCGGAACTGGCGTTTCGACGGTTGAACATTCGTTCGACGGTGATCGTTTTCGGCGGAACGCAAATTGTCGAAACGCACGTTGCGGAAGAGCGTTTAGAGCAAGCGAAGAAGATGCTTGCGGCGTCGCCGACCGATCCGAAACGCATGCGTGACCTCGCCCGCGCCGAGCGGATCCTCGCGAAGTCGCACTATTACGAAGAAGCGCGGCAGTTCGCTCACATCTGCTCTACCAATTGTCACATTGACGGCGAGTGCGAATACGTCGTCGTGACCGGCGGCGGCCCCGGCGTGATGGAAGCGGCCAATCGCGGTTCGTACGAAGCGGAAGCGCCGACCGTCGGGCTCAACATCACGCTCCCCGAAGAACAGCATCCCAATCCGTACATTACGCCGGACCTTTGTTTCCTGTTCCACTACTTCGCCATGCGTAAGATGCACTTCTTGGTGCGGGCCAAGGCGCTGGTCGTCTTTCCGGGCGGGTTCGGCACGCTCGACGAATTGTTTGACGCCCTCACGCTCCGGCAGACCGGGTGCATGCAGGAGATTCCGATCATCCTGTATGGAACGGAATACTGGAAGAACGTCGTCGATTTCCAGTTTCTCGCCGACGAAGGAGTGATTCGGGACGAGCATCTCGACCTGATCAGCTTCGCCGATTCTCCGTCGCAAGCGTGGGACATCATCGCGGAGTTTCACCGCCATCCCGAAAAGGGAGCGAAGCGGTAA
- a CDS encoding transglutaminase-like domain-containing protein: MRTLALGLIAWIALTATAAAQFEKAGERKMLTGDDVTLQKIEVGFKLDVAGLAQGIVATFPVPTDWPEQTVRLVEKRLVNVKESDITFDMLGETKQASVLIRALSPHEDAEAILVYEVARRGVTKPSEPEKMTAPPLRDLDRNMRVYLSPGPAIESNHSKITKLAAELTPPGGNDWDKLSAFYDYIHQNVQYENGPLKGAVAALEEGRGDCEEMTALFVALSRAAKIPARTVWVPGHCYPEVYLKPAVGDPRWVIAEMTNQFPIGESPETRPILQKGDNFRVQGSRRPEHYVKPTMSIKNYESSTPPVVQWFPPPGVEPNGAAN, translated from the coding sequence ATGCGTACGCTTGCGCTAGGACTGATTGCCTGGATTGCCCTGACGGCGACCGCTGCTGCGCAATTCGAGAAGGCGGGCGAGCGAAAGATGCTGACCGGCGACGACGTCACGCTGCAAAAGATCGAAGTCGGTTTCAAGCTTGACGTCGCCGGGCTCGCCCAAGGAATCGTCGCCACCTTCCCTGTTCCGACTGACTGGCCGGAGCAGACGGTCCGGCTGGTCGAGAAACGCCTGGTCAACGTCAAAGAGTCGGACATCACGTTCGATATGCTCGGCGAGACGAAGCAGGCCTCGGTCTTGATCCGCGCCCTCTCGCCGCATGAAGACGCCGAGGCGATCCTGGTCTACGAAGTCGCTCGCCGCGGCGTCACCAAGCCGTCGGAGCCCGAGAAGATGACCGCGCCGCCGCTCCGTGATCTCGATCGCAACATGCGGGTTTACCTCAGCCCCGGTCCGGCGATCGAGAGCAACCACTCGAAGATTACCAAGCTAGCCGCCGAGCTAACGCCGCCCGGCGGAAACGACTGGGACAAGCTCTCCGCCTTCTACGACTACATTCACCAGAACGTCCAGTACGAGAACGGCCCGCTCAAGGGCGCTGTCGCGGCGCTCGAAGAAGGTCGCGGGGACTGTGAAGAGATGACCGCCCTGTTCGTCGCCCTCAGCCGAGCCGCCAAGATTCCGGCTCGTACCGTCTGGGTGCCGGGACATTGCTATCCCGAGGTCTATCTAAAGCCTGCCGTCGGCGATCCCCGCTGGGTCATCGCCGAAATGACCAACCAATTCCCGATTGGGGAGTCGCCGGAGACCCGTCCCATTTTGCAAAAAGGGGATAACTTCCGAGTCCAGGGAAGTCGGCGACCAGAGCACTACGTCAAACCGACGATGTCAATCAAGAACTATGAAAGCAGCACGCCGCCGGTCGTGCAGTGGTTTCCGCCGCCGGGCGTCGAGCCGAACGGCGCTGCGAACTAA
- a CDS encoding transglutaminase-like domain-containing protein, translated as MRQLTPFAVVALLLLCSSQLLAQFEAVQPSESKNAPILGDARTSKYRVGIEIEAVGGDCVGLYGTIPVPADWPEQTVRLMEEDVSNESRIGYRMLENSVKQLMVSVPSLRRGQTARAVITLEVETRSAKPPEDLTGVKIPKRPPSDIRRYLGSSPSIESRHSSVRKKAREILDGVDGDWQKVEALYDWVRDNISYESQKSTTAVTALRKGSGDFEDLTGLFIALCRASDIPARTVWVPGSSYAEFYLEDANEEGHWYPAQVTGPRAFGYMPDPRPILQKGDSFRVPEKTDPVRFVAEYLTGKKSPNGGKPQVTFIREEPGS; from the coding sequence GTGCGACAACTCACCCCCTTCGCCGTCGTCGCCCTGTTGCTGCTATGCAGTTCGCAATTGCTGGCTCAATTCGAAGCGGTCCAACCTTCGGAATCAAAAAACGCTCCGATTCTCGGCGACGCTCGAACTAGCAAATATCGCGTAGGGATCGAGATTGAAGCGGTCGGGGGCGATTGCGTTGGACTCTATGGCACGATTCCCGTTCCGGCCGACTGGCCCGAACAGACCGTTCGCCTGATGGAAGAAGACGTCTCGAACGAATCGCGCATCGGCTATCGGATGCTCGAGAACTCCGTCAAACAGCTGATGGTCAGCGTGCCGTCGCTGCGTCGCGGCCAAACGGCTCGCGCCGTGATCACGCTCGAAGTCGAAACCCGTTCGGCCAAGCCGCCGGAAGATCTGACCGGCGTGAAAATCCCGAAGCGTCCGCCGAGCGACATCCGCCGCTACCTCGGCTCCAGCCCCAGCATCGAATCGCGTCATAGCTCCGTTCGCAAGAAGGCCCGCGAGATCCTCGACGGCGTCGACGGCGATTGGCAGAAGGTCGAGGCTCTCTACGACTGGGTGCGCGACAACATCTCGTACGAAAGTCAGAAGTCGACGACCGCCGTCACCGCGCTCCGCAAAGGAAGCGGCGACTTTGAAGATCTGACCGGCTTGTTCATCGCCCTCTGCCGTGCGTCAGACATTCCGGCTCGCACCGTCTGGGTGCCGGGAAGCAGCTACGCCGAGTTCTACTTGGAAGACGCCAACGAAGAAGGCCACTGGTATCCGGCGCAAGTCACGGGACCGCGTGCGTTCGGCTACATGCCTGACCCGCGTCCGATCCTGCAAAAGGGAGATAGCTTCCGCGTTCCCGAAAAAACCGATCCCGTTCGCTTCGTCGCCGAGTACCTGACCGGTAAGAAGAGCCCCAACGGCGGCAAGCCTCAAGTGACGTTCATTCGCGAAGAGCCGGGGAGCTAA
- a CDS encoding cytochrome ubiquinol oxidase subunit I — protein MLLLADSANLLPARLQMAFTLGFHIIFACIGMGLPILIVLAEWLSLKKQDPVWRTIAQRWSKGFAVLFAVGAVSGTVLSFELGLLWPEFMGTYGPVVGLPFTMEGFAFFTEGIFVGIYLYGWNRLSPFHHWLCGIPIAIAGTTSAWFVVTTNSFMNCPQGFELDADGKLLNVQPWTAMLNPATGAQTTHMIVAAYMVTGFLVAAFYAWEILRGRNTIYQRRALTLGILMGGIFAIVQGPVGHWAGHAVAVTQPIKLAAMEGQWETETYAPLRIGGLPDPETKTTPYSIEIPAMLSVLAYEDPAAEVKGLNAFPEDLHPPVVIVHIAFQIMVGIGTLLILVGLWSGYLLKWGKSDWGSRRLWLWTLFLSGPATVLAMEAGWTVTEVGRQPWIVHGFLRTADAVTKAPGVWTIFCVTMLIYLVLSTGCILVLRILAKRPLPEFTDVA, from the coding sequence ATGTTGCTACTAGCGGACAGCGCGAATCTTCTGCCGGCGCGCCTGCAAATGGCCTTTACGCTCGGCTTTCATATTATTTTCGCCTGCATCGGGATGGGGTTGCCGATCCTGATCGTCTTGGCGGAATGGCTCTCGCTGAAGAAGCAGGACCCGGTCTGGCGGACGATCGCCCAGCGGTGGAGCAAAGGGTTCGCGGTGCTCTTCGCCGTCGGCGCGGTATCAGGAACGGTGTTGTCGTTTGAGTTGGGGCTGCTCTGGCCCGAGTTCATGGGAACGTACGGCCCGGTCGTCGGTCTGCCGTTCACGATGGAAGGATTCGCCTTCTTTACCGAAGGGATCTTCGTCGGCATTTACTTGTACGGCTGGAATCGACTCTCGCCGTTTCATCACTGGCTTTGCGGAATTCCGATCGCGATCGCTGGAACGACGTCGGCCTGGTTTGTCGTGACGACCAACTCATTCATGAATTGCCCGCAAGGGTTTGAGCTCGACGCTGACGGCAAGCTACTGAACGTGCAGCCGTGGACGGCGATGCTCAACCCGGCGACTGGCGCGCAGACGACGCATATGATCGTCGCGGCCTACATGGTGACCGGTTTCCTGGTGGCGGCGTTCTATGCGTGGGAGATCTTACGCGGGCGGAACACCATCTATCAGCGACGGGCGCTCACCCTCGGCATTTTGATGGGAGGGATCTTTGCAATCGTGCAGGGACCGGTCGGTCACTGGGCCGGACATGCGGTCGCCGTCACCCAGCCGATCAAACTGGCGGCGATGGAAGGGCAGTGGGAAACCGAAACCTACGCGCCGCTCCGGATCGGCGGACTGCCCGATCCAGAAACGAAAACGACTCCGTACTCGATCGAGATTCCGGCAATGCTCAGCGTCTTGGCGTACGAAGATCCGGCCGCCGAAGTGAAAGGGCTCAACGCGTTTCCGGAGGATCTCCATCCGCCAGTCGTGATCGTGCACATCGCGTTTCAGATCATGGTTGGGATCGGCACGCTGCTGATCTTGGTGGGACTCTGGTCAGGCTATCTGCTGAAGTGGGGAAAGTCGGATTGGGGTTCGCGGCGGTTGTGGCTGTGGACTTTGTTCCTAAGCGGGCCGGCGACGGTGCTCGCCATGGAAGCTGGCTGGACGGTGACCGAAGTGGGACGTCAGCCGTGGATCGTACATGGCTTTTTGCGCACGGCTGATGCGGTCACCAAGGCGCCTGGCGTCTGGACGATCTTTTGCGTGACGATGTTGATTTACCTGGTGCTCTCGACCGGTTGCATCCTGGTGCTGCGAATCTTGGCGAAACGTCCCTTGCCGGAGTTTACCGATGTCGCCTGA